GGTGCACTGTGACTCCTGCATGCCTGCCCAGACACAGTGGGAAGTGGTAAGATTTATTGCACATTAGCTCATGTAGCAGGCACACACCAACCCTGACTTgtcaaactcacacacaaaccacaagTTTCCAACATGAAAGAATCGCTGCCTGCTGGCAAACACGAAGGcgaaggggggaaaaaaaaacagaaatggaagattttgaaaaaagattTATGTCACAATTTTTGCAGTTCTCTGTGAACCTTAATCCTGTATTTTCTATTCCTCTAAAGTTCACTGTCCGTGTTAGCCAGAAGGAATCCAGTCTTATGACAACAAAGGCTTTGTAGTGAGGTGTATGTAGCTTGGAAAGCTGCCAGGTGCTCTAGGCGGGTGGGACCACAGGTGAGGTTGCCTCATGTTTCAGTGGAAAATATTGTATCTCTTGGAGTGCACTGCTGCGACCTGatagattaattaatttcttggtACTACTTCTGTTGCTTGAGAAAGGCCAGAGAAAGTGCATTTGCAGTCTCACCTTACTTCTAATTATCTGGACATGGATGTTTATGTCTGTGGTTATGATTGTTGTTGCAGGACTTAAACAAAATTCAGtttgaaacaaaacagagtCAGTTCTCATGAAAGAGGATACTGCTCCATGCTGGTTTGGCACTTGGTGGTAGATCTTGATAAAACTGCTGAATGATCATTTTCAATGGATAATGGAAACAGAGAGGGGAAGTTGTGTGAGGTCCGGAGGGATAGAGCAGCTTGTGCAACACTGAGATTTACAGGGGGcttgtgtattttctgtttttttaatatttatccCACTGACAATACAACTGTGGCGCAATCGTTTTCTTAGCCTGAAAATACAAcagtctttaaccctttgaaaccaggatcagttcagacgcctttcaccagctatttgacccttttgAACCGCATataaattggattgatttcttttgaaaacacggggaaaaggcaatgactaacttggcaagaaatgtcccacaaatagcaagaaataagtacaatTTGACAGGAACATTaactaaaaactactttttagATAAGTGGGGTggattatcagaaaattatccaaaaatgtccagaaaaccatacttaaaataattttgtattaaaaattatttcatggaaaaaaatatgataaataccTTTATTTTCAGAACTTAGGTcagttgctttttgttgtttgttttcagtttttttttgctcatttttgggccatatcttgttaagttgatgttgccttctccccatgtttctgaaagaaatcaaaccaatttgtcaggtttcaaagggttaacaaagcaaaaacactaCACACGTCCATCCATCCACATATAGCAGTTTGTGCATACTGTGAAAATCGGATTTCCTCAGAAGCAAAgttagcaaaataaataaataaataaaatatttcactgaatACACCAAGTAAGATAAATACGTAAATCACCTGTTTGGGCGTGAAATCGCCGCCCACAGACACAATGGTAGATATGACCAactcactgtgtttgtttgacgaTGCAGGGTTCTTCGGGTGTCGACTGATTCACGGGATGCGAGGGGAGTTTGTCTGACTGTCGCATtcagaagaaacaaaaaactccaaacaaacaaataaaccagCTTTTATGACAACCGAGTTCAAAAAATGTGGCTATTCACATatttatcaaacaataaaactgagatTTAACCAAACACACAGCGGCTGAAGATTGTATCCTCTTTTTGGTGTCTTCCCTAGTTACTAATTTCACACACCTGCCTTTAATGACGGGATCCTGACATGCCAGGTCAGGTGATGCATTCAAGTAATCCTCCAAAATGGGAAATTTAATGGCTTGCTAGAATGACTGTAATATAaccaaatacaaataaataaaagaagtaaaaatgaaaaacaacaacaacaacaataaattcCCTCTCCCAGCAGTTTAACAGTAGTTTAGTGTCAGTGTtactcattttgttttcacaccatttacagtaaaaataaatatgataacaacaaaagcaacacacacaagaCCCTCTTAGTGAAAGAGCCACAAATTCAATTTATATTGTTTCgttaagaatatttttaaccCTCCACGCCAGCGACAGCCATGGCCAGAGGGATTGTTTTCAGCTTGTCCATCCATCCTATTCTCATGAAATGCGATATcttaagaaaaaaggaaatttcatcaaatttgacacaaacatctgcTCAGACTCAACattgaactgattaaatttggtggtcaagggtcactgtgacctcacaaaacaagtttttggccataaatcCAGAAATGATATGCTTctcatgacaaaatttcacacaaatgtctaatagaataaTATGAGGACGTGATGATTCATatgtccaaaaggtcaaaggtcaacatcactgtgacatcacaaactGACTTTACATATCATTTAACAAACCAGCAGAATTCCAGTAACAACTGACCTTTTACCTCCAGATATGAAACCAAAGCACTCAGCTCTGTCTGtattgcgtgtgtgtgcatgtatgtattgtttgcatgcatgtgtgtgtgagcaggtgacTCTGGAGTGCCCGGGCAGTGAAGAGTCTCCTCGTGTGGATAAACTGGTGGAGAGGATCTTCCACTGCAGCTGCCAGTCATGCAGTAAGGAGGGAAGCCAGGAGGGGGCGGTGATGCAGCTGTATCCAGCAGACAACGTCCTGGACGCTCCGTCTTTACCTGACACCCTCAGCGGCGCTCAGTCTCACCCTCTGCCCCcttcagacacacactctcacaagcacgctcacgcacacacagaccacCACACGCTACCACACACATCAGACGGAGGGTAGGCACAGCTCTTTATGTCCCTCTGCTCATCTCTTCTGCCCTCTTCACTCTCCTCCACACTGCATCCTTTGTACCACTCTGTAGTATTGTAAAGGCACTTTGAAAATATGGCTTCACTTcactgcacatacacacacacacacacacacacacaatcatgctATCAGATTACACTCTAGTGTATATAAACTCGTACAAACACACCAGCCTATGCACTCTGTTTGTTTGCTGATTAAACATGCATCCAGACACGACTATAGTCAGTTGATAAGCTGTAGTCTCgttgtttttaatctgctttAATGCAATAAATTCTATTGTTGTGATAACTGctcttttgtcttgtgttttattCATACAAGTTGGAGaacgtgtttttgtgttgaacCACAGAAACACCCACAGCTTCCTTCACTGTTTCCAGAAACGAGGCTGTTGTCTTTATTAGCGTGTGGCTAATGTGTGAGTTTAAGCCATGACACAtggtgttgttttcttttatcactCCAGTTGTGGACAAACATTTAATAGAAGTCGGTGCCGCTTAATGGAGCACAGAAGAGGTGCATGATGGGAAGAGAGCCTGCTGTTAACTGCTTCATTGGCCTGAATCTGATCTCACTGAGCCAAAAGGTTTAATGAGACGCTGTGATGAAAAAGCCACAGAGAGAGATTTAAACATCCCTCGTCTTAtccttgttttttatgatttggctactttaaaaaaagatgtagaatttaaagtatgacatttttacccAAGTCTCTCTTAAAGCAGTACTCACATGTCCATATGTACGTTAAAAGATTTATTGTTTGCTGTGATTATTTCTTCTATTGATGCTGGCAGTGAAATGACTGCAAGGTAAAAGCTGGAGGAAATCCACAAGCTGtgcaaaaatgcttttaaagtaAAGCTCATATCAAGTTACAGTCTATATTTCTACAAACTGTTTCGTTGCCGAGCTGTTCTCACAATGAGGCTTTGGAAGACATTTGATTTGGCTAACTCAAACTGCCTATTTTGTCTCCTTTCTCCAACATCAGAGATCTCTGTTCAGTCTGCACAGAGAGAAATGATCACAGCAGCAATGACTCTTTCAGTGTACATATGGGCGTTTGAGCATTAGACTTGAAAAACTGTGATCCTATGatgtatgaaaaaaagcaaaaataaaagtcagaatatcatgctttaattttttacaccagtatgtaatgtaaaaatatgaaatatgtataatatgctgagGTTCCTCAAGTGtgtaagaaatataaaaacgtGTCTTGTTAGGCACAGTGCACAAAACCAGTATGTAAAGGTTTAGAAATAGGAAAacatatgtgcattatgctacaaTGTAAGATACAAAGTATACAtaatagaaataagaaaaatatacaatgtGTGCATCATATGTTGAATATATATTCAACAATTAATGAATCAAGAGTTGCAATCTggaccaaaaatatttaaatggctggatagatagatagatagatgatcTCCTTTTTCGTCGTGGTGTTCGTGTGCTACTAATTGATGTGAAATGCCACTGGACTTGGATAAATTACCATGGCAACCTGCTGGATGCTGGTCAGTAAATGGATGGTGACCTCAAACGGGGCTGGAGGCTGAGAGCGACTGTGACAAAGGGCTTAACGGTCCTGAAAGGACACAAACGGAGAATGTTCAGTTTACGGTCTGAGTGTACTTTTGTccagtgaatgaaaaaaaaaacatcactaagGAACAATATTTGCCCAAACAAAATGTATCTGTGCTGTATGGTTTATAGTTTAAACAGTTCACAGACAGTCCAGCAGATGTCAGCAGACGTTACAGGTAGAGTCTGAAAGGTCATGTTTGCTGTAAGCTTCTTAACTTACTTTTCAGCTCCTAAGAACCAGATAACAAACACCGAGCAGCGGCGTCTTCCCCCCAGAGTCTCTACAGCATCTTTCCTTCATCAATCATTCCCTCATCTCTATCTCTGCGTCCAGACTGTATCTTTTCTTCCATTTCTCGTCAGCTCTGTTCCATATCCTCTTATCTTTTCCCCCCTTGTTCTGTGTAATTAAATTTGAGCAGTGAAAGgttgactgtctgtctgtgctgcaaaacaaatcGATCATCCGCTTATCTCCAGGCCACACAGCTGACGAGGCTCCGggattggttaaaaaaatactccagAGGGAGAAACTCAAAGAGACATTTCTGAACATGTCACAGCTTATTGTcgtttatttacttatttgtcAAGGtctgatttattctttttttctcctcttttgaaGGTTTTCTGTGTTCTTTCTCATGCACTCAGACCTTGACACTTATTCGGGTAcaaaacactcatttttttaCGTTGAAtacatgttttctgtaacagttttgtgtgacagCCAGTGCTGTTTccaccttgtgtgtgtgtgtttgtgtgtgtgtgtgtgtgtgtgtgtgtgtgtgtgtgtgtgtgtgtgtgtgtgtgtgtgtgtgtgtttgtgtgtgtgtgtgtgtgtgtgtgtgtgtaatcatgGAAAAACATCGTCCAGGTGACAACTATTGTAGCAGGAACTCACACAGAAGCAGTTTGGAGTATCAAGTGTTTATAAGCCTGTCTCTCTGTGGATGGATTTTGTTAATGCAATCAAATACGTGCAAGATGGagtcatgaaactttacaggtgtgcagttgagatcaaaatgaagtTTGAAGATGAGTGCGGTCCGAGTAACGGTGATGGAAGTAATGAGGTAGAAACTACAGAACAGCGGCACCACATTGAAATAAGGCAAACTTTATAGAGGGAATGCAAGATGCATAGCTCTC
This DNA window, taken from Plectropomus leopardus isolate mb chromosome 2, YSFRI_Pleo_2.0, whole genome shotgun sequence, encodes the following:
- the nbl1 gene encoding neuroblastoma suppressor of tumorigenicity 1; protein product: MWQRILICWALFALYSAAPPAHINRLALFPDKSAWCEAKNITQIVGHTGCQPRSIQNRACLGQCFSYSVPNTFPQSTESLVHCDSCMPAQTQWEVVTLECPGSEESPRVDKLVERIFHCSCQSCSKEGSQEGAVMQLYPADNVLDAPSLPDTLSGAQSHPLPPSDTHSHKHAHAHTDHHTLPHTSDGG